Proteins encoded together in one Chitinophaga varians window:
- a CDS encoding aminopeptidase P N-terminal domain-containing protein produces MKNLPLDSQLFVKNRARFVAKMQPQSIAIINSNDELPTNGDALHKFKQNSDLYWLTGIDQEDTMVVLYPDNPDPKYREVLVLVRPNELKEKWDGHRLRKDEAFAISGIGTVVWLDSLDALLQQWINDASNIYLNSNENNRKASLVPVRDYRYAQEMKLRYPLHNYLRAAVIFKELRAVKTAEEVKVIQQAVDITEKAFRRILKFIKPGVWEHEIHAEIVHEFLRNRSAGEAYGSIIASGDRARTLHYVSNNQECKDGELILMDFGAEYGGYNADLTRTVPVNGKFTDRQRQVYNACLHLHNYAKSILRPGITIAKYHEMVGEEAGKEFVKLGLITEADIKNQDPESPAYRKYLYHGISHHLGVDVHDLGPSLHQPIPEGAVMTVEPGIYIEEEKMGVRIENNIWLTASGNVDLFKNIPVTAEEIEALMK; encoded by the coding sequence ATGAAGAATCTGCCCTTGGACTCGCAGCTGTTTGTTAAAAACCGTGCGCGTTTTGTGGCCAAAATGCAGCCACAGTCAATAGCTATTATCAACTCCAATGATGAATTGCCGACCAACGGCGATGCGTTGCATAAGTTTAAACAAAACTCCGATCTGTACTGGCTTACCGGCATCGATCAGGAGGATACCATGGTGGTATTATATCCGGACAATCCCGATCCGAAATACCGGGAAGTACTGGTACTGGTACGTCCTAATGAGTTGAAAGAAAAATGGGACGGCCACCGCCTGCGCAAGGACGAAGCCTTTGCCATCTCCGGCATCGGCACTGTAGTGTGGCTCGACAGCCTCGACGCCCTGCTGCAGCAATGGATCAATGATGCTTCCAACATCTACCTGAACTCCAATGAAAATAACCGCAAAGCCAGTCTGGTGCCGGTAAGGGATTACCGCTACGCACAGGAAATGAAGCTCCGCTACCCGCTGCACAACTATCTCCGGGCCGCCGTTATCTTCAAGGAACTGCGCGCGGTGAAAACAGCAGAAGAAGTGAAAGTGATACAGCAAGCGGTAGACATTACGGAAAAAGCATTCCGCCGCATCCTGAAATTTATTAAACCGGGAGTATGGGAACACGAAATCCATGCTGAAATTGTACATGAATTTCTGCGCAACCGCTCCGCCGGTGAGGCTTATGGCTCTATTATCGCTTCAGGTGACCGTGCCCGTACCCTGCACTATGTGTCCAACAACCAGGAGTGTAAAGATGGTGAACTGATCCTGATGGACTTCGGCGCGGAATACGGCGGCTATAACGCTGACCTTACCCGTACTGTACCTGTAAACGGTAAATTCACCGACCGCCAGCGCCAGGTGTATAATGCCTGCCTGCATCTGCATAACTATGCGAAAAGCATTCTCCGCCCCGGCATTACCATCGCTAAATACCACGAAATGGTAGGAGAGGAAGCCGGTAAAGAATTCGTAAAACTGGGACTGATTACGGAAGCGGACATCAAAAACCAGGACCCTGAATCCCCGGCTTACCGCAAATACCTGTATCATGGCATCTCCCATCACCTGGGCGTAGACGTGCATGACCTGGGCCCGTCTTTACACCAGCCTATTCCGGAAGGCGCGGTGATGACCGTTGAACCAGGCATCTACATAGAAGAAGAGAAAATGGGCGTTCGCATTGAGAATAACATATGGCTTACTGCCAGCGGCAATGTGGACCTTTTCAAAAATATTCCTGTCACTGCTGAGGAGATCGAAGCACTGATGAAATAA
- a CDS encoding OmpA family protein: protein MKRTLLLSACLWCCCLQIQAQTVTYETAPKKAKAFFDEAVDAVRMYRSKDAIDQLQNAIKVAPGFTDAYGQMGLCYIDLKNYSAAKESFTKLKQLDSSGLKPVMVAYSRSLAGTGDFQSALNVIRQYLATSKTLNKNAERLRDNYEFAVSQHQQVPFHPENLGDNINSKDPEYFPSLTIDAQTLIYTRRVNGRNEDFFISRRDSSGWQPAQNMGEPVNTSFNEGAQNISQDGTLLVFTGCEFPEGKGSCDIYYSEKTPDGWTAPQNIGAPINTRDWESQPCLSADKQTLYFARETTDAGADIFMSRRQENGRWSVPERLGPNINTPGRETTPFIHADGQTLYFASNGHPGYGGLDIFYSRRQPDGSWGPATNLGYPINTIDEDASLVVEANGKTAYFASDRSDTRGALDIYRFELYPEARPLQTLYVKGYVYDTTTHKRLTANIDVIDLQGGYTIAAVKTNDNGDFLAPLPVGKDYAFHVNKKGYLFYSDNFSLKDHHPGTPFEKNIPLQPLAVNASIVLHNIFFQSNQFSLEPASVTELDKLVKLMQDNPAIKIEIAGHTDNIGSDKDNMVLSANRAKAVVKYLTDKGISVNRLTFKGYGETQPIATNDTEEGRATNRRTVFRIVSVE from the coding sequence ATGAAACGTACGCTGTTATTATCCGCCTGTTTATGGTGCTGTTGCCTGCAAATACAAGCCCAGACAGTTACTTACGAGACAGCCCCTAAAAAAGCAAAAGCCTTCTTTGACGAGGCAGTAGACGCCGTCCGCATGTACAGAAGCAAAGATGCGATCGACCAGCTGCAAAACGCCATCAAAGTGGCGCCGGGCTTCACCGACGCCTATGGCCAGATGGGCCTTTGTTATATCGATCTGAAAAATTATTCCGCGGCCAAAGAAAGTTTCACCAAACTGAAACAACTGGACAGCAGCGGGCTCAAACCGGTGATGGTAGCTTATTCCCGCTCACTGGCCGGCACCGGCGATTTTCAGAGCGCCCTGAATGTCATCCGCCAATATCTTGCCACCAGCAAAACACTGAATAAAAACGCCGAAAGGCTCAGGGACAATTATGAGTTTGCCGTCAGCCAGCATCAACAGGTGCCTTTTCATCCGGAAAACCTGGGAGATAATATCAACAGTAAAGACCCTGAATATTTTCCGTCGCTCACCATCGACGCACAAACATTGATTTATACCCGCCGTGTAAATGGCCGCAATGAAGACTTTTTCATCTCCCGCCGCGACAGCAGCGGCTGGCAGCCCGCGCAGAATATGGGCGAACCGGTAAACACCTCGTTCAATGAAGGCGCCCAGAACATCTCACAGGACGGTACATTGCTGGTATTTACCGGTTGCGAATTTCCCGAAGGCAAAGGCAGCTGCGACATCTACTATTCCGAGAAAACGCCCGACGGCTGGACAGCGCCACAGAACATCGGCGCACCGATCAATACGCGGGACTGGGAATCTCAGCCCTGCCTGTCTGCCGATAAACAAACGCTTTATTTCGCCCGCGAAACAACCGATGCAGGCGCCGACATCTTCATGAGCCGCCGACAGGAAAACGGCCGCTGGAGCGTGCCGGAGCGCCTTGGTCCCAATATCAACACCCCAGGCAGGGAAACCACGCCTTTCATCCACGCAGACGGGCAAACGCTGTATTTCGCGTCCAACGGGCATCCCGGCTACGGTGGCCTCGACATTTTTTACTCCCGCCGTCAGCCTGACGGCAGCTGGGGACCCGCCACCAACCTGGGTTATCCTATCAATACCATCGATGAAGATGCCTCGCTCGTAGTAGAAGCCAATGGCAAAACCGCTTATTTTGCCTCCGACCGTTCCGACACCCGCGGCGCCCTGGACATCTACCGCTTTGAACTTTATCCTGAAGCACGGCCACTGCAAACCCTTTACGTAAAAGGCTATGTGTATGATACCACTACCCACAAAAGACTGACCGCCAATATTGACGTGATAGACCTGCAAGGCGGTTACACTATCGCCGCCGTTAAAACAAACGATAACGGCGATTTCCTGGCGCCGCTGCCGGTAGGAAAGGACTATGCTTTCCATGTGAACAAGAAAGGATATTTGTTCTATTCTGATAACTTCTCCCTGAAAGATCATCACCCCGGAACACCTTTTGAGAAAAATATTCCGTTGCAGCCACTGGCCGTTAACGCCAGCATTGTCCTGCATAACATTTTCTTCCAGAGCAACCAGTTCAGTCTTGAACCGGCATCCGTGACAGAGCTGGACAAACTGGTGAAACTGATGCAGGACAACCCGGCGATTAAAATTGAAATCGCCGGTCATACCGACAATATAGGTTCCGATAAAGACAACATGGTGCTGTCCGCCAATCGGGCCAAGGCAGTGGTGAAATACCTGACAGACAAGGGTATCTCGGTGAACCGGCTCACCTTCAAAGGTTATGGGGAAACACAGCCGATTGCCACCAACGACACGGAGGAAGGACGCGCCACCAACAGGAGAACGGTGTTTCGTATCGTCAGCGTAGAATAG
- the guaB gene encoding IMP dehydrogenase: MPAGKSKPKFVADGLTFDDVLLVPAYSEVLPKEVNISTQLTKNIRLNIPMVSAAMDTVTEANLAIALAREGGIGILHKNMSIERQAEMVRRVKRSESGLIMDPVTLKADATIGQALKLMKENGIGGIPIIDDNNKLVGILTNRDLRFERNKKRLVAEVMTSEKLITAPEGTDLKKAEKILQQYKIEKLPVVNKQGKLVGLITYRDILQLTSYPNAVKDEFGRLLVGAALGITPDVLDRAQALINVGVDVVCLDSSHGHSIAVINTLKKLKKAFPKLQVIAGNVATAEGALALAQAGADAVKVGVGPGSICTTRIVTGAGFPQLSAILEASEALKKLGIPVIADGGIRYTGDMVKAIAAGASCIMAGSIFAGVEESPGETIIYEGRKFKSYRGMGSIEAMQEGSKDRYFQDEDDIKKLVPEGIVGRVPYKGYLSEVIQQFVGGLRAGMGLTGSKDVKALQAAQFVKITAATVKENHPHDVVITKEAPNYSR; this comes from the coding sequence ATGCCTGCGGGAAAATCTAAACCCAAATTTGTAGCTGACGGCCTTACCTTTGACGACGTGCTCCTCGTGCCGGCCTACAGCGAAGTTCTGCCTAAAGAAGTAAACATCTCTACGCAACTCACCAAGAACATACGTCTGAACATTCCGATGGTATCAGCGGCTATGGACACTGTGACAGAAGCCAATCTGGCTATCGCGCTGGCGAGAGAAGGGGGTATAGGTATTCTCCATAAAAACATGAGCATCGAAAGACAAGCGGAGATGGTAAGAAGGGTAAAACGCAGCGAAAGCGGTCTGATTATGGACCCCGTTACCCTGAAAGCCGATGCCACTATTGGCCAGGCGCTGAAGCTCATGAAAGAAAACGGCATTGGTGGTATTCCCATTATCGATGACAATAACAAACTGGTTGGTATTCTGACTAACAGGGACCTGCGTTTCGAGAGAAACAAAAAGCGCCTGGTAGCTGAAGTTATGACCAGTGAAAAACTCATCACAGCACCAGAAGGCACCGATCTGAAAAAAGCGGAAAAAATCCTTCAGCAATATAAAATTGAAAAGCTGCCGGTTGTTAACAAACAAGGCAAACTGGTTGGCCTGATCACTTATCGCGACATTCTGCAGCTCACCAGCTATCCCAATGCCGTAAAAGATGAATTCGGCCGTTTGCTGGTAGGTGCTGCACTGGGCATTACCCCCGATGTACTGGACCGCGCCCAGGCCCTCATCAATGTAGGTGTTGACGTCGTTTGCCTGGACAGCTCCCATGGTCACTCTATCGCAGTGATCAATACGCTCAAAAAATTAAAGAAAGCATTCCCTAAACTGCAGGTGATCGCTGGTAACGTTGCTACCGCAGAAGGTGCGCTGGCACTGGCACAGGCGGGCGCTGACGCAGTGAAAGTAGGTGTAGGGCCAGGTTCTATCTGTACCACCCGCATCGTAACCGGCGCTGGTTTCCCTCAGCTGTCGGCTATCCTGGAAGCTTCTGAAGCATTGAAGAAACTGGGCATCCCGGTAATCGCCGATGGCGGTATCCGTTATACCGGTGACATGGTAAAAGCTATCGCTGCCGGCGCTTCCTGTATCATGGCGGGCTCTATCTTCGCCGGTGTGGAAGAAAGCCCCGGAGAAACCATCATCTACGAAGGCCGTAAATTCAAATCCTACCGTGGCATGGGCTCTATCGAAGCCATGCAGGAAGGCAGTAAAGACCGTTACTTCCAGGATGAAGACGATATCAAGAAACTGGTCCCGGAAGGCATCGTAGGCCGTGTACCTTACAAAGGCTACCTGTCTGAAGTTATCCAGCAATTTGTTGGCGGTCTGCGCGCAGGTATGGGACTCACCGGTTCTAAAGACGTGAAAGCCCTGCAAGCTGCACAGTTTGTGAAAATCACTGCTGCTACCGTGAAAGAAAATCACCCGCACGATGTGGTGATCACCAAGGAAGCACCGAACTATAGCCGTTAA
- the dprA gene encoding DNA-processing protein DprA — protein MPQELLYQIALTRIPLIGDVIIRKLLETFGSAGDIFRARRRELECIETVGSIRANAIRSFRDFSEAEKEILFMERYGIRALFCTDPDYPQRLHHCYDSPVLLYFKGAASLNATRMVSVVGTRRPSAYGRRICRQLTEELAAAQVTVVSGLAYGIDILAHETALQASTPTIGVLAHGLDRIYPAAHKGTAVAMMAQGGLLTDFMSGHLPDRQNFPKRNRIVAGICDATVVIESGLQGGSLITADLASGYHRDVFCIPGRADDPLAAGCNHLIKNNKAMLITGAADVLQMMGWEEKSKPAAVQRELFLQLSDNEQKLLLLFREKSPRHVEELYLLTGLTGSQVAEALFRLEMQTVLKSLPGQRYELII, from the coding sequence ATGCCCCAGGAGTTGCTATACCAGATAGCTTTAACCCGTATTCCTTTAATTGGCGATGTGATTATCCGTAAGCTGCTGGAGACATTTGGCAGTGCCGGTGATATTTTCCGCGCGCGGCGGCGGGAGCTGGAATGCATCGAAACAGTGGGCAGTATCAGGGCCAATGCCATCCGCAGCTTCCGTGATTTCAGCGAAGCTGAGAAAGAGATACTTTTTATGGAGCGGTATGGTATCCGGGCATTGTTCTGTACAGACCCCGACTATCCACAGCGGCTGCATCACTGTTATGACAGTCCCGTGCTGTTATATTTTAAAGGCGCTGCTTCGCTGAATGCCACGCGTATGGTGAGTGTGGTGGGCACCAGGAGGCCATCGGCCTATGGCAGGCGTATTTGCCGGCAACTGACGGAAGAGCTGGCTGCCGCGCAGGTGACAGTTGTCAGCGGGCTGGCCTATGGTATTGATATACTGGCCCACGAAACCGCTTTACAGGCCAGTACGCCTACTATTGGCGTGTTGGCGCATGGGCTGGACCGTATCTATCCGGCGGCCCATAAAGGCACGGCAGTGGCCATGATGGCACAGGGCGGGTTGTTGACCGATTTTATGAGCGGGCACTTGCCGGACAGGCAGAACTTCCCCAAGCGCAACCGTATTGTGGCTGGTATCTGTGATGCCACCGTGGTGATAGAAAGCGGGCTACAGGGAGGCTCGCTGATCACGGCAGATCTGGCCAGCGGCTACCACCGGGACGTGTTCTGTATCCCGGGGCGGGCAGATGATCCATTGGCAGCAGGCTGTAATCATCTGATAAAAAATAATAAAGCCATGTTGATCACCGGAGCGGCGGATGTATTACAAATGATGGGATGGGAAGAGAAGTCGAAGCCTGCGGCGGTCCAAAGGGAATTGTTTTTACAATTGTCAGACAATGAACAAAAACTGCTGTTGTTATTCCGGGAGAAGTCGCCACGGCACGTAGAAGAATTGTATCTGTTGACCGGCCTTACCGGTAGCCAGGTGGCGGAAGCGTTGTTCAGACTTGAAATGCAAACAGTACTCAAAAGCTTGCCCGGACAGCGTTACGAGCTGATTATATAA
- the pckA gene encoding phosphoenolpyruvate carboxykinase (ATP): MQMSSVRNPVADLRELGIENVSNVYYQLSPEKLVEQTLARKQGVLADTGALAVNTGQFTGRSPKDKFIVKDDLTADTVNWNDFNIPVSADVFDRLYKKITAYFTGKDIWVRDCYACADQDYRVNIKVVTELPWSSLFAYNMFLRPTEEELDYMHTDWTVIQAPGFLADPAVDGTRQGNFSMVSFSRKTIIIGGSAYTGEIKKGIFTILNYVLPHDKQVLSMHCSANQGDEGDTAIFFGLSGTGKTTLSADPSRKLIGDDEHGWTSTGVFNFEGGCYAKCIDLSEEKEPQIFRAVRPGALLENIQFFPGTNTVNYTDCTITENTRVSYPLSYIDNALEPSIGGIPKNIFFLTCDAYGVLPPVSRLTPGQAMYQFISGYTAKVAGTEAGVTEPKSTFSACFGAPFIPLHPAQYAQMLGEKMRRHQVNVWLINTGWTGGAYGIGSRIKLSYTRAMISAALKGELDNATFHPHPVFGVAMPDSCPGVPAEILDPRNTWNDKAAYDEKAKDLAAQFIRNFEKYAAAADAEILAAAPKI, encoded by the coding sequence ATGCAAATGAGTAGCGTAAGGAACCCTGTTGCTGACTTACGGGAACTGGGCATAGAGAATGTGTCGAATGTATATTACCAGCTGTCTCCAGAGAAACTGGTTGAACAGACATTAGCCAGAAAACAAGGCGTACTGGCCGACACAGGAGCGCTGGCCGTCAATACCGGCCAATTTACCGGCAGATCACCCAAAGACAAGTTTATTGTAAAAGACGACCTTACAGCTGACACTGTTAACTGGAACGACTTTAACATTCCCGTTTCTGCAGACGTATTTGACCGCCTGTACAAAAAAATCACTGCCTATTTTACCGGCAAAGACATATGGGTACGTGACTGCTATGCCTGCGCGGACCAGGATTACCGGGTTAACATCAAGGTAGTGACGGAACTGCCCTGGTCAAGCCTGTTTGCCTATAATATGTTCCTGCGCCCCACGGAAGAAGAACTGGACTACATGCATACCGACTGGACCGTTATCCAGGCCCCGGGCTTTCTGGCAGATCCTGCCGTTGACGGCACCCGGCAGGGTAACTTCAGCATGGTAAGCTTCTCCCGTAAAACCATCATTATCGGTGGTAGCGCTTATACCGGAGAAATCAAAAAAGGCATTTTCACCATCCTTAACTATGTGCTGCCACATGACAAACAGGTGCTGAGCATGCACTGCTCCGCCAATCAGGGAGATGAAGGCGATACTGCCATCTTCTTCGGTTTGAGCGGCACCGGTAAAACCACCCTCAGTGCAGATCCTTCCCGTAAACTGATCGGCGACGATGAACACGGCTGGACATCCACCGGCGTGTTTAACTTTGAAGGCGGTTGTTATGCCAAGTGTATCGACCTCTCTGAAGAAAAAGAGCCGCAGATATTCCGGGCAGTACGCCCTGGCGCCCTGCTGGAGAACATCCAATTCTTCCCCGGCACCAATACTGTTAACTACACTGATTGTACCATTACGGAAAACACACGGGTGTCTTACCCACTGTCTTATATTGACAATGCACTGGAACCTTCCATTGGAGGCATTCCTAAAAACATATTCTTCCTGACCTGCGACGCTTACGGCGTATTACCGCCAGTTTCCCGGCTGACGCCCGGCCAGGCCATGTACCAGTTTATTTCCGGCTATACCGCCAAGGTAGCCGGCACAGAAGCAGGTGTCACCGAACCTAAATCAACCTTCAGCGCCTGCTTTGGCGCGCCTTTCATTCCGCTGCACCCGGCACAGTACGCCCAGATGCTCGGTGAGAAAATGCGCCGTCACCAGGTGAACGTATGGCTGATCAATACCGGCTGGACCGGCGGTGCTTATGGCATTGGCAGCCGTATCAAACTGTCTTACACCCGTGCGATGATCTCTGCCGCCCTGAAAGGCGAGCTGGACAACGCCACCTTCCATCCTCATCCTGTATTCGGCGTGGCGATGCCTGACAGCTGCCCCGGTGTTCCGGCTGAAATCCTGGACCCGCGTAATACCTGGAATGACAAAGCAGCCTATGACGAAAAGGCGAAAGACCTGGCCGCCCAGTTCATCCGCAATTTTGAGAAATATGCTGCCGCTGCAGACGCTGAAATCCTCGCTGCCGCACCAAAAATCTAA
- a CDS encoding 7-carboxy-7-deazaguanine synthase QueE, translating to MSVITTNIKTSTLPVMESFYTLQGEGYYQGKAAYFIRLGGCDVGCHWCDVKESWDALKHPQREITEIVEEAAAHPGRLAVITGGEPLMHNLDALTKALHKKGFRTHMETSGSSPLSGSWDWITLSPKKFKAPLPEVCKVASELKVVIFNKSDFAWAEKYAALVSKQCKLYLAPEWDRSAEMTPLIIDYIKDHPEWGLSLQVHKYINVP from the coding sequence ATGTCAGTAATAACAACAAATATCAAAACCAGCACCCTGCCCGTGATGGAAAGCTTCTACACCCTTCAGGGAGAAGGCTACTATCAGGGCAAGGCAGCCTATTTCATCAGGCTGGGCGGTTGTGACGTAGGTTGCCATTGGTGCGACGTAAAAGAGAGCTGGGATGCCTTAAAACACCCGCAACGCGAGATCACGGAGATCGTGGAAGAGGCTGCTGCCCATCCGGGCCGGCTTGCCGTTATCACCGGTGGCGAACCACTGATGCATAACCTGGACGCGCTCACCAAAGCCCTGCATAAAAAAGGGTTCCGCACCCATATGGAAACATCCGGCTCCTCTCCGCTCAGCGGCAGCTGGGACTGGATCACCCTGTCGCCCAAAAAATTCAAGGCGCCGCTGCCGGAAGTATGTAAAGTGGCCAGCGAACTGAAAGTGGTCATCTTCAACAAATCCGACTTTGCCTGGGCAGAAAAATATGCAGCGCTGGTCAGCAAACAATGTAAGCTGTACCTCGCGCCGGAATGGGACCGCAGCGCAGAAATGACGCCACTGATCATTGACTATATCAAAGACCATCCCGAATGGGGCCTGTCTTTACAGGTACATAAATACATCAATGTACCTTAG
- a CDS encoding 5'-nucleotidase, lipoprotein e(P4) family, producing MMKRLWTGTLLLGMLACKTTTPVAVQTPAAPATQLTPYGPAWAALWQQQSGEYKALCLQAYQLAALRLDQYLAQPHHLPLAVVTDIDETVLDNSPYSVHQALNGKSYDEKSWMEWTAKAMADTVPGAPNFFKYAAAKGVKVFYITNRLEAERAATLKNLQRYGFPDADDQHLLLKTAGSGKEPRRQQVLQQYEIVLLFGDNLSDFAAAFDKKTVAERNSTALQSAASFGSRYIVLPNPMYGDWEGALYNYQYKLTPQQKDSVMKAQLRNY from the coding sequence ATGATGAAAAGGTTATGGACAGGTACACTGCTGCTGGGAATGCTGGCCTGTAAAACAACAACGCCGGTAGCTGTACAAACACCCGCTGCCCCGGCTACGCAACTCACACCTTACGGCCCCGCATGGGCTGCCTTGTGGCAACAGCAGTCTGGCGAATACAAGGCCCTCTGCCTGCAAGCCTATCAGCTGGCGGCTTTGCGGCTCGATCAGTACCTGGCGCAACCCCATCATTTGCCACTGGCGGTCGTAACAGACATCGATGAAACAGTGCTCGACAACAGCCCCTATTCGGTACATCAGGCGCTTAACGGCAAAAGTTATGATGAGAAAAGCTGGATGGAATGGACTGCTAAAGCCATGGCTGATACAGTGCCAGGCGCTCCCAACTTTTTTAAATACGCAGCCGCCAAAGGCGTGAAAGTGTTCTATATCACCAACAGACTGGAAGCTGAAAGGGCCGCTACGCTGAAAAACCTGCAACGCTACGGCTTCCCTGACGCAGATGATCAGCACCTGTTGCTGAAAACCGCCGGCTCCGGTAAGGAACCCCGCCGCCAGCAAGTGTTGCAGCAGTACGAGATTGTGCTGCTATTCGGGGATAACCTCAGCGACTTCGCCGCCGCTTTCGATAAAAAAACTGTTGCGGAAAGAAATAGTACGGCCCTGCAATCCGCTGCCAGCTTCGGTAGCCGGTATATCGTGCTGCCCAATCCGATGTACGGCGACTGGGAAGGGGCATTGTATAACTATCAATATAAACTCACGCCACAACAGAAAGACAGCGTGATGAAAGCACAACTGCGGAACTATTAA
- the folD gene encoding bifunctional methylenetetrahydrofolate dehydrogenase/methenyltetrahydrofolate cyclohydrolase FolD, translating into MQILDGKLVSEAIKAQLAAQVAELKAAGKKVPHLAAILVGNNPASETYVASKVKSCAECGYNSTLLRFDEQISEKHLLDQIILLNENADVDGILVQLPLPKHINEELVINTIDPSKDVDGFHPMNVGKMVSGLPAFIPATPYGIMLMLEHYNIPTAGKHAVVIGRSHIVGTPVSILLSRNTNPGNCTVTLTHSRTQNLAEICRQADIIIAAIGKPDFVTADMVKEGAVVVDVGINRVADASKKSGFRLKGDVKFDEVAPKCSFITPVPGGVGPMTIAALLKNTYHANIGLKGSMN; encoded by the coding sequence ATGCAAATTTTAGACGGTAAACTCGTTTCTGAGGCTATTAAAGCCCAATTAGCCGCTCAGGTGGCTGAATTAAAGGCTGCTGGTAAAAAAGTACCTCATCTCGCGGCCATACTGGTAGGTAACAATCCCGCCAGCGAAACTTATGTGGCTTCCAAGGTAAAATCCTGTGCAGAATGTGGCTACAACTCCACCCTGCTCCGTTTCGACGAACAGATTTCCGAAAAGCACCTGCTGGACCAGATCATTTTGCTCAATGAAAATGCAGATGTGGACGGTATCCTGGTGCAACTGCCTTTACCTAAACACATCAACGAAGAACTGGTGATCAACACTATCGATCCCAGCAAAGACGTAGACGGCTTCCACCCCATGAACGTGGGTAAAATGGTGAGCGGTTTACCAGCCTTTATCCCTGCTACTCCTTATGGCATCATGCTGATGCTGGAACATTATAACATTCCTACTGCCGGCAAACACGCGGTAGTAATAGGCCGCAGCCATATTGTGGGCACACCGGTAAGCATCCTGCTGAGCCGCAACACCAACCCTGGCAACTGCACCGTTACCCTCACCCACTCCCGCACACAAAACCTGGCAGAAATATGCCGACAGGCCGATATCATCATTGCTGCCATCGGTAAACCGGACTTTGTGACCGCCGATATGGTCAAAGAAGGCGCCGTAGTAGTGGACGTAGGAATCAACCGGGTGGCTGACGCTTCCAAAAAGAGCGGTTTCCGCCTCAAGGGAGACGTTAAATTTGATGAAGTAGCGCCTAAATGCAGCTTCATTACGCCAGTGCCTGGCGGCGTAGGTCCGATGACCATCGCAGCCCTGCTGAAAAATACCTATCACGCCAACATCGGCCTGAAAGGAAGTATGAACTAA